From a single Brassica rapa cultivar Chiifu-401-42 chromosome A01, CAAS_Brap_v3.01, whole genome shotgun sequence genomic region:
- the LOC117125642 gene encoding uncharacterized protein LOC117125642 isoform X2 — translation MKQGAVKDAFFVCTATIDDVVHDSPWYYIACGGCKTKATKGPTSLMCAKCGKNDVAGEPQYLAKIYVYDKSDEAVFVLLGDAGRELTGKHASELVSNYFEANGNKENGFEVPVPQVLLNTIGQTHKFNVKVTEHNFSGRTRVITVTNVLSPSAPPSTQDPVADQISGSGNGTLATGYDVIEPSKSPQDSAEVVLKRMGDGVEIGNAKRSKDGN, via the exons ATGAAGCAGGGAGCTGTGAag GATGCTTTCTTTGTGTGCACTGCGACAATTGATGATGTTGTCCACGACTCTCCTTGGTATTATATAGCATGCGGTGGGTGCAAAACAAAGGCAACCAAAGGGCCAACCTCCCTTATGTGCGCGAAATGTGGCAAGAACGATGTTGCCGGTGAACCACA ATACCTAGCTAAGATTTATGTTTATGATAAGAGTGATGAGGCTGTTTTTGTTCTCCTTGGCGATGCCGGTCGTGAGCTAACAGGGAAGCATGCGTCGGAGTTGGTTAGCAATTATTTTGAG GCCAATGGAAATAAAGAAAATGGATTCGAGGTGCCCGTTCCGCAAGTTTTGCTCAACACAATAGGGCAAACACACAAGTTCAATGTAAAGGTGACTGAGCACAATTTTTCAGGCAGGACGCGGGTAATAACCGTGACGAATGTCCTGTCCCCATCTGCTCCACCATCTACACAAGATCCAGTTGCTGATCAAATTAGTGGCTCTGGTAATGGAACACTTGCGACTGGGTATGACGTTATTGAGCCATCCAAAAGCCCTCAAGATTCTGCAGAGGTAGTGCTGAAAAGGATGGGTGATGGTGTTGAGATAGGCAACGCTAAACGTTCTAAAGATGGGAACTAA
- the LOC117125642 gene encoding uncharacterized protein LOC117125642 isoform X1 produces the protein MNPKVETPKVKVDMEAKLQAWLESKGKTKSSHRMMAIRSPLIGKNQSWVKKLGVYRSAVAENAKLTSKGQRNAFVSARNLFGGETPDASHLWGIGEKMAEYMIELRETSPVKSETVIQGFVPPGRIKKFMPHMRQGGLYTLTNFYGFRNKEVFRVAAHSVTISFSHTSELAPLENSPVDFEEDRFRFHSYEDFEAGCDMKGDLYDVIGHLKLVNG, from the exons ATGAATCCCAAGGTTGAGACCCCCAAGGTTAAAGTAGACATGGAAGCAAAACTGCAAGCTTGGCTGGAATCGAAAGGCAAGACGAAAAGCTCGCATAGGATGATGGCTATACGTTCTCCGCTGATAGGTAAAAATCAAAGTTGGGTCAAGAAACTCGGAGTTTATAGATCAGCCGTTGCAGAAAATGCTAAACTTACTAGCAAAGGACAGAG GAACGCATTTGTGAGCGCCAGGAACTTATTTGGTGGAGAAACTCCTGATGCTTCACATTTATGG GGGATTGGAGAGAAGATGGCTGAGTACATGATCGAACTCAGAGAAACAAGCCCTGTGAAATCG GAGACCGTTATTCAAGGCTTTGTCCCACCGGGAAGAATCAAAAAATTCATGCCACATATGAGACAAGGCGGTCTCTACACTCTCACCAACTTCTACGGATTCAGAAACAAAGAGGTGTTCCGGGTTGCTGCTCACAGCGTGACAATCTCCTTCTCCCACACTTCCGAGTTGGCACCCCTTGAGAACAGTCCTGTGGACTTTGAGGAGGACCGTTTCCGGTTCCATTCCTATGAAGACTTCGAAGCTGGCTGTGATATGAAAGGTGATCTTTACG ATGTTATTGGACACTTGAAACTGGTTAACGGCTAG
- the LOC103848787 gene encoding thioredoxin H9 produces the protein MGSCVSKNKGDDDTIHNVDFSGGNVHLITTKESWDDKLAEAGRDGKIVIANFSATWCGPCKMLATFYVELSEKHPSLMFLLVDVDELCDFSSSWDIKATPTFFFLKNGQQIGKLVGANKPELQKKVTSIIDSLPQSPQQP, from the exons ATGGGAAGCTGCGTCTCTAAG AACAAAGGAGACGATGATACAATCCATAACGTTGATTTTTCTGGTGGCAATGTTCATCTCATAACCACCAAAGAGAGCTGGGATGATAAATTAGCTGAAGCTGGCCGTGATGGCAAAATC GTGATAGCAAACTTCAGCGCGACTTGGTGTGGTCCATGTAAGATGTTGGCAACGTTTTACGTTGAACTCTCTGAGAAGCATCCTTCCCTTATGTTCCTTCTTGTTGATGTTGATGAACTCTGC GATTTTAGCTCATCGTGGGACATAAAGGCAACGCCAACCTTCTTCTTTCTAAAGAATGGTCAGCAAATAGGCAAGCTTGTCGGAGCTAACAAGCCTGAGCTACAGAAGAAGGTTACTTCCATCATTGACTCTCTACCTCAAAGTCCACAACAGCCTTGA
- the LOC103848765 gene encoding serine/threonine-protein kinase AtPK2/AtPK19-like — MAIGHLCSSTHCFLQLGKQEDLLLLDIENMVCSECPVACKNVKPLQKHMCLTITPPLKDNVDLDFSDVFGPLPQESSDVVFDEPAVIHSRSHSLVGPSSIVDLDSEKAPEGDVVEVSGEVGIEDFEVLKVVGQGAFGKVFQVRKKDTSEIFAMKVMRKDKIMEKNHAEYMKAERDILTKIDHPFIVQLKYSFQTKYRLYLVLDFINGGHLFFQLYHQGLFREDLARVYTAEIVSAVSHLHENGIMHRDLKPENILMDTDGHVMLTDFGLAKEFEENTRSNSMCGTTEYMAPEIVRGKGHDKAADWWSVGILLYEMLTGKPPFMGSRGKIQQKIVKDKIKLPQFLSTEAHALLKGLLQKEPERRLGSGPRGAGEIKEHKWFKGINWKKLEAREVKPSFKPEVSGRQCIANFDKCWTDMSVLDSPANSPRSDPKANPFTNFAYVRPPRSILSQAT, encoded by the exons ATGGCAATTGGACACTTGTGCAGCAGTACACACTGTTTCCTTCAACTAGGGAAACAAGAAGACCTTCTCCTCCTTGATATTG AAAATATGGTTTGCTCTGAGTGCCCTGTTGCCTGCAAGAACGTGAAGCCGCTACAGAAACACATGTGTTTAACAATCACCCCTCCACTGAAAGATAACGTTGACCTTGACTTCTCTGATGTCTTTGGTCCACTCCCTCAAGAGTCCAGTGATGTTGTTTTCGACGAGCCTGCTGTTATCCACAGTCGCTCCCACTCTTTAGTTGGCCCTTCTTCCATCGTTGACTTAGACAGTGAGAAAGCTCCAGAGGGAGATGTGGTGGAGGTTTCAGGTGAAGTAGGCATTGAAGACTTCGAAGTTTTGAAGGTTGTGGGGCAAGGTGCGTTTGGGAAAGTGTTCCAGGTGAGGAAGAAGGACACGTCCGAGATATTCGCTATGAAGGTCATGAGAAAAGATAAGATCATGGAGAAGAACCATGCTGAGTACATGAAAGCTGAGCGTGACATCCTAACCAAGATTGATCATCCCTTCATTGTTCAACTTAAATACTCTTTCCAG ACTAAGTATAGGCTGTATCTTGTGCTAGACTTTATAAACGGAGGCCATCTCTTCTTCCAGCTCTATCACCAAGGGCTTTTCAG AGAGGACTTGGCTCGTGTCTACACTGCAGAGATAGTCTCTGCGGTTTCTCATCTCCATGAGAATGGAATAATGCATAGAGATCTCAAACCTGAGAACATACTCATGGACACAGATGGCCATGTGATGTTGACTGACTTTGGTTTGGCAAAGGAGTTTGAAGAGAACACAAGGTCAAACTCAATGTGTGGGACTACTGAGTATATGGCACCTGAAATCGTTAGAGGCAAAGGTCATGATAAAGCTGCTGACTGGTGGAGCGTTGGGATTCTTCTCTATGAGATGCTCACTGGAAAG CCACCGTTTATGGGGAGCAGAGGAAAGATACAGCAGAAAATAGTCAAGGACAAGATCAAACTTCCACAGTTTCTGTCTACCGAAGCTCATGCTTTGTTAAAAGGG CTGCTGCAAAAAGAGCCAGAGAGAAGACTTGGAAGTGGACCGAGAGGAGCAGGGGAGATAAAAGAGCACAAATGGTTTAAGGGAATAAACTGGAAGAAGCTGGAAGCTAGAGAAGTGAAGCCAAGTTTCAAGCCGGAGGTATCTGGAAGACAATGTATAGCGAATTTTGACAAGTGTTGGACTGATATGTCTGTGTTGGACTCTCCAGCAAACAGTCCAAGGTCTGATCCTAAGGCCAACCCTTTTACCAACTTCGCATACGTCAGACCGCCTCGTTCAATCCTCAGCCAAGCCACATAG
- the LOC103848777 gene encoding serine/threonine-protein kinase AtPK1/AtPK6, which yields MVSSHLPVPNKTHKQQYLSLSPSVSLLKDDVELDFSDVFGPLPEEAGDVAFDEPAVIHTRSHSLVGPSSIGSHSFKVRKLTLLETEDSVDLVECVEAESLKYEFSGTDETDSDGSAEKDVVVKVPGLVGLDDFEVMKVVGKGAFGKVYQVRKKETSEIFAMKVMRKDKIMEKNHAEYMKAERDILTKIDHPFIVQLKYSFQTKYRLYLVLDFINGGHLFFQLYHQGLFREELARVYTAEIISAVSHLHEKGIMHRDLKPENILMDVDGHVMLTDFGLAKEFEENTRSNSMCGTTEYMAPEIVRGKGHDKAADWWSVGILLYEMLTGKPPFMGSRGKIEQKIVKDKIKLPQFLSSEAHSLLKGLLQKEPERRLGSGPSGAGEIKDHKWFKGMNWKKLEAREVKPSFKPEISGRQCIANFDKCWTEMSVLDSPASSPSSDPKANPFTNFTYVRPPPSFLQHM from the exons ATGGTCTCCTCTCACCTTCCTGTCCCCAACAAAACCCACAAGCAGCAGTATTTGTCCCTCAGCCCTTCGGTTTCTTTATTGAAAGATGATGTTGAACTTGATTTCTCTGATGTGTTTGGCCCACTCCCTGAAGAGGCCGGAGACGTTGCCTTCGACGAGCCTGCTGTTATCCACACTCGTTCCCACTCTTTGGTTGGACCGTCTTCGATAGGCAGTCATTCTTTCAAGGTCAGGAAGCTTACCTTACTAGAGACTGAGGACTCTGTTGACTTGGTGGAGTGTGTTGAAGCTGAATCGTTAAAATATGAATTCTCTGGTACTGACGAGACTGACAGTGATGGATCTGCGGAGAAAGATGTGGTGGTGAAGGTCCCTGGTTTGGTTGGTCTTGATGATTTTGAGGTTATGAAGGTTGTAGGGAAAGGTGCGTTTGGGAAAGTGTATCAGGTGAGGAAGAAGGAGACTTCTGAGATATTTGCGATGAAGGTCATGAGGAAAGATAAGATTATGGAGAAGAACCATGCTGAGTATATGAAAGCTGAGCGTGACATCCTAACTAAGATTGATCATCCCTTCATTGTTCAACTTAAATACTCTTTTCAG ACTAAGTACAGGCTCTACCTTGTGCTAGACTTTATAAACGGAGGGCATCTCTTCTTCCAGCTCTATCATCAAGGGCTTTTCAG AGAGGAATTGGCTCGTGTGTACACTGCAGAGATCATCTCTGCAGTTTCTCATCTCCATGAGAAAGGCATAATGCATAGAGATCTCAAACCTGAAAACATTCTCATGGACGTAGATGGCCATGTGATGCTAACTGATTTTGGCTTAGCAAAGGAGTTTGAAGAGAACACAAGATCAAACTCCATGTGTGGAACTACTGAGTATATGGCACCTGAAATTGTTAGAGGAAAAGGTCATGATAAGGCTGCTGATTGGTGGAGCGTTGGGATTCTTCTCTATGAGATGCTCACAGGAAAG CCACCGTTTATGGGGAGCAGAGGAAAGATAGAGCAGAAAATTGTAAAGGACAAGATCAAGCTTCCACAGTTTCTGTCCAGTGAGGCTCATTCCTTGCTGAAAGGG CTGCTGCAAAAAGAGCCAGAGAGGAGACTTGGAAGTGGACCAAGCGGAGCAGGGGAGATAAAAGATCACAAATGGTTCAAAGGAATGAACTGGAAGAAACTGGAGGCAAGAGAAGTGAAGCCAAGTTTCAAGCCGGAGATCTCGGGAAGACAGTGCATAGCGAATTTTGACAAGTGCTGGACTGAAATGTCAGTGTTGGACTCACCAGCAAGCAGTCCAAGCTCGGATCCTAAGGCCAACCCTTTTACCAACTTCACATATGTGAGACCTCCTCCATCATTCCTTCAGCATATGTGA
- the LOC103848758 gene encoding probable serine/threonine-protein kinase PBL1, whose protein sequence is MVLGCFPLKGKKKRGSVSMKRLDLEESSKPIALPEPPPKVPSRNLQSAPPSFRTRAKPSNVEMSSSRTRVMSAPSSIHGVAERDLLSHEEQETSPQPLPLPSPRTGSSLKNWGSFKSFNGSSGRLSSSAVSGPLPLPPSVSVRSFSYDEVVSACSAFATDRCVSEGLSSVMYMASFGDEAASTSISKKVEATVVRLNVITQSIREFTNEVNTLASLQHQNLCKLLGYHAREGSDTRMLVYERLALGSLDRLLHGRSDGPPLDWNTRMKIALCAAQGLTFLHEEGPFQAMYNEFSAANIQVDKDFSAKLSGYGCVGNTPPETETSNSSALANLSVETLERGVLTPKSNVWSYGIVLLEMLTGRRNMDGSYPKEERNLVKWSKAFLADDCRLSLIMDPQLKGRFPAKAAWSIADIAQKCLQVEPSERPTMRNIVDQLRVVQDMKYSCRFPLREPAPVAARKHMGRSSSLNTIVWTPAVAAPPRSGFSPSPPAGRPSVSPTRGRGLVFPARVCSSLEMSREEVRRLSSGSVRRTSLEGF, encoded by the exons ATGGTTTTAGGATGTTTCCCTTTGAAAGGCAAGAAGAAACGTGGCTCTGTCTCTATGAAACGGTTAGATCTCGAAGAAAGCAGCAAGCCAATTGCTTTACCAGAGCCACCACCCAAGGTTCCAAGCCGTAATCTACAGTCCGCTCCTCCGAGTTTCAGAACTAGAGCGAAGCCTAGTAATGTCGAGATGAGCAGCAGCAGGACGAGAGTGATGTCTGCTCCTTCGAGCATTCACGGTGTAGCTGAGAGGGATCTGCTTAGCCACGAGGAGCAAGAAACTAGCCCGCAGCCACTTCCGTTGCCGTCTCCGAGGACCGGCTCTTCGTTGAAGAACTGGGGGAGCTTTAAATCGTTTAACGGAAGCAGCGGGAGGTTATCATCATCTGCTGTCTCCGGACCGTTGCCTTTGCCGCCTAGTGTGTCTGTTAGAAGCTTCTCGTACGATGAAGTAGTGTCAGCTTGTAGTGCCTTTGCTACGGACAGATGTGTCTCCGAAGGTCTTTCATCTGTTATGTACATGGCTTCGTTTGGTGACGAGGCTGCTTCAACTTCAATCTCAAAGAAGGTCGAGGCAACTGTTGTGAGACTTAACGTAATAACTCAG AGTATTAGAGAGTTTACTAATGAAGTGAACACATTGGCGTCGCTGCAACACCAGAATCTTTGTAAACTGTTGGGCTATCACGCACGTGAAGGGTCCGACACGAGAATGTTGGTGTACGAGAGGCTTGCTCTTGGAAGCTTGGACCGGTTACTACATGGGAGATCAGATGGTCCTCCGCTTGATTGGAACACTAGAATGAAGATTGCTCTATGCGCAGCTCAGGGTCTAACCTTCTTACATGAAGAAGGACCCTTTCAG GCGATGTACAACGAATTTTCAGCGGCTAACATCCAAGTAGATAAAGACTTCAGCGCCAAGTTATCTGGATACGGTTGCGTAGGCAACACTCCTCCCGAGACAGAAACCTCTAACAGTTCAGCACTAGCTAACCTCTCAGTAGAGACACTAGAGAGAGGGGTTTTGACACCAAAGAGCAACGTGTGGAGCTACGGGATAGTTCTGCTTGAGATGTTAACTGGTCGGAGAAACATGGACGGTTCGTACCCTAAAGAAGAGAGGAACTTAGTGAAATGGAGCAAAGCTTTTCTAGCAGATGACTGTAGACTCTCTCTTATAATGGATCCTCAGCTCAAAGGTCGGTTTCCAGCGAAAGCAGCGTGGAGCATAGCGGATATAGCGCAGAAGTGTTTGCAGGTGGAGCCATCAGAGCGTCCAACCATGAGGAATATTGTTGATCAGCTCAGGGTTGTGCAGGACATGAAGTACTCTTGTAGGTTCCCGTTACGGGAGCCAGCACCTGTCGCGGCGAGGAAACATATGGGAAGATCAAGCAGTCTCAACACTATTGTTTGGACACCGGCTGTAGCAGCGCCGCCGAGGTCTGGTTTTTCGCCATCGCCACCAGCAGGACGACCGTCAGTTTCGCCTACAAGGGGACGGGGGTTGGTGTTCCCGGCAAGAGTGTGTTCGTCGTTGGAGATGAGTAGGGAGGAGGTACGGAGATTGTCTTCAGGTAGTGTTAGGAGAACTAGTCTTGAAGGGTTTTGA